The Flavobacterium marginilacus genome window below encodes:
- a CDS encoding RagB/SusD family nutrient uptake outer membrane protein — MKKIYIAAFVFSAFFFAGCADDYLDVDQTESISTKDIELYNNDAGAAQFVTAIYNKFLNWDMTSFGWIGLSSITSDDADKGSSPGDTGTDKDVLDALTYNASNPSAESTFIANYDGINRCNQALNIIPKLDKADPNLRARLIGEAKFLRAFMYFTLVKCYGGVPIVDHLPVPGSDSDRIMQLTRKTSAEVYAFIENDLNDAIAALPDRSAYSTNERSRASKGAAYALLAKVSLYQKKWQQVVDNANKVTGYSIVSDYASMFKASGKFDSESIFEIYAQGAAPAKGIEGYSNTQGARGAGGWGWGFNTPSQSLVNAYEFGDVRKAATIIFRGSTLYDGRVVPNTVENERYNYKAYSSAYTDAWETDVDIKYLRYAEVLLMKAEALNELGQTSAAIPLLNQIRNRAGLGNTAFSSQADIRTAIWRERRVEMAFEHDRFFDLVRTGQAKAAFAIDNKVFTEGKNELFPIPASFIKQSGGLSKQNPGYN, encoded by the coding sequence ATGAAAAAGATATATATAGCAGCGTTTGTATTTTCAGCGTTCTTTTTTGCGGGTTGTGCAGACGATTATTTAGATGTAGACCAAACAGAGTCTATTTCTACAAAAGATATAGAATTATACAACAATGATGCTGGTGCAGCTCAGTTTGTAACGGCCATTTATAATAAATTCCTGAATTGGGATATGACCTCATTCGGATGGATAGGCCTTTCAAGTATTACTTCTGATGATGCCGATAAAGGTTCTTCACCTGGAGATACCGGTACTGATAAGGATGTATTAGATGCATTAACTTATAATGCTTCAAATCCATCTGCTGAAAGTACTTTTATTGCAAATTATGATGGAATTAACAGATGTAATCAAGCCTTAAATATTATTCCAAAATTAGATAAGGCTGATCCAAATTTAAGAGCCAGATTAATTGGCGAAGCTAAATTTTTAAGAGCTTTTATGTATTTTACGCTGGTAAAATGTTACGGTGGAGTACCAATTGTAGATCATTTGCCGGTTCCTGGTTCAGATTCTGATAGAATCATGCAGCTGACTCGTAAAACGTCTGCAGAAGTTTATGCTTTTATTGAAAATGATTTGAATGATGCAATTGCTGCGTTACCAGATAGATCAGCTTATTCAACAAATGAAAGATCAAGAGCTTCAAAAGGTGCTGCTTATGCATTATTGGCAAAAGTCAGTTTATACCAAAAGAAATGGCAGCAGGTAGTTGATAATGCTAATAAGGTTACAGGGTATTCAATTGTTAGTGATTATGCTTCTATGTTTAAAGCATCAGGAAAATTTGATTCTGAATCTATTTTCGAAATTTATGCGCAGGGAGCTGCACCAGCCAAAGGAATTGAAGGTTATTCTAACACACAAGGTGCCCGCGGTGCCGGTGGCTGGGGATGGGGTTTCAACACGCCATCACAAAGTTTAGTAAATGCTTATGAGTTTGGAGATGTTAGAAAAGCTGCTACAATCATTTTTAGAGGATCGACTTTATATGATGGAAGAGTTGTTCCAAATACAGTAGAAAACGAAAGATACAATTATAAAGCGTATTCGTCAGCTTATACCGATGCTTGGGAAACAGATGTTGATATTAAATACTTAAGATACGCCGAAGTTTTATTAATGAAAGCCGAAGCTTTAAATGAATTGGGACAGACCTCTGCTGCAATTCCGCTGTTAAACCAAATCAGAAACAGAGCAGGATTAGGAAACACAGCTTTTAGTTCACAGGCAGATATTAGAACTGCAATATGGAGAGAAAGAAGAGTAGAAATGGCTTTTGAACATGACAGATTCTTTGATTTAGTGAGAACAGGTCAGGCCAAAGCAGCTTTTGCCATAGACAATAAAGTCTTTACCGAAGGCAAAAACGAATTGTTTCCAATTCCAGCTTCATTTATTAAACAGTCTGGCGGATTATCTAAACAAAATCCGGGTTATAATTAA
- a CDS encoding SusC/RagA family TonB-linked outer membrane protein, giving the protein MRNFIFSFLALILLPGYMSGQAVKGKVLDQNGLAIPGAFIVAGNVSTDTDFDGKFSINAKEGDILKISLVGFESVSVTAVLTPMTITLKESQDTALKEVVVIGYGTRKKIDNTTAISSIKAEEITKTKVLNASQAIQGKAAGVQVISSDLPGSTPSVIIRGMGTALGGRTPLYVVDGMQTENINNINANDITSYEILKDASALAIYGTRAANGVIIITTKKGKGEKISVEIESFAGMREPLKKVKMAGSNKFAHYTNAALQSTVFSQDQPVNTDWFDEITRTGTYIQNNISVSGASENIKYFFSLGNYQEKAVLDGLDYGRTTFRNNNEFKISKKLTVNQTFSFTSAKSAPKPLSAFTNAYKQSPIVPVYFADGKYGVSRVGDDGFASESGSSFNNVGNPVAQLNFYDEQQRSVTLQGGLKLDYEILKSLKFTSQFNGEYYTWKQYNYDDTKNIWLAANPNKVSGDYEKEFPNANINLLTKGREEYFNWNLSNYLTYNKIFGKIHDVELTAGIETSVRGPREKLTIARKNVNSNSNYWSLKGDNDYETNITSYQDEVFNETKLASYFGRFQYKLMEKYLLTGTIRRDGSSNFGKDYRWGNFPAFGLGWVMSKESFMQDVKVINMLKLRGGWGRLGNQNVPLNNQSYTSGPNAYLGGSILNQGTTISSQIDPSLSWEITEESSVGLDFELLDSRLKGTFDVYDKNTSNVILNTKPYFTSGITAASPAHVGEVSNKGYEISLRWDDKITDDFSYWIGGNFSNNKNELTGLKDVILTQLIGGGLGNGQDTKLLDNTTVGQPLGSFYIYEYAGFDSTNGKMLYYNAAGDKVTQDALSASTDKKYVGSSLPKSNYGVSLGFNYKNFDFSVDGYGTAGAKVYNGKKAQRFSGENIENAIASDFWTPNNLTASNPAPFNQVPVASTYYLESGDFFRINNITLGYKLPIQGNNFISSCRIYVNAINPFITQKFSGFSPELNGDANPYGSQGVELDAYPTLRSFVIGANLKF; this is encoded by the coding sequence ATGAGAAATTTTATTTTTAGCTTCTTAGCTCTTATTCTGCTTCCAGGATATATGTCTGGCCAAGCTGTAAAAGGAAAAGTATTGGATCAGAACGGACTTGCTATTCCCGGCGCATTTATTGTTGCTGGAAATGTGTCCACTGATACCGATTTTGATGGAAAATTTAGTATAAATGCCAAAGAAGGCGATATATTAAAAATTAGCTTAGTCGGTTTCGAATCTGTCTCAGTCACAGCAGTTTTGACACCAATGACTATCACTTTAAAGGAATCCCAGGACACCGCGCTGAAAGAGGTTGTTGTCATTGGTTATGGTACGAGAAAGAAGATAGACAATACTACAGCTATCTCTTCCATAAAAGCTGAGGAAATTACCAAAACCAAAGTATTGAATGCTTCGCAGGCCATTCAAGGTAAAGCGGCTGGTGTACAGGTAATTTCATCTGATTTACCGGGCAGTACGCCTTCGGTAATTATTAGAGGTATGGGAACTGCTTTAGGAGGACGGACTCCCTTATATGTTGTTGATGGAATGCAGACAGAAAACATCAATAACATTAATGCAAATGATATTACTTCTTATGAAATTTTAAAAGATGCGTCTGCGCTTGCAATTTATGGTACAAGGGCAGCTAATGGAGTAATCATTATTACGACTAAAAAAGGTAAAGGAGAGAAAATATCTGTTGAAATTGAAAGCTTTGCAGGTATGAGAGAACCTTTGAAAAAGGTTAAAATGGCTGGTAGTAATAAATTTGCTCACTATACGAATGCGGCATTACAATCGACAGTATTTTCGCAGGATCAGCCTGTAAATACAGATTGGTTTGACGAAATTACAAGAACAGGAACTTATATTCAAAATAACATTTCTGTTTCTGGAGCATCAGAAAATATAAAATACTTTTTCAGTTTAGGAAACTACCAAGAAAAAGCAGTTTTAGATGGTTTAGATTATGGACGTACAACTTTTAGAAATAATAATGAATTTAAAATTTCTAAAAAACTGACTGTAAATCAAACTTTCAGTTTTACATCTGCAAAATCTGCACCAAAACCATTGAGTGCTTTTACAAATGCATACAAACAATCACCAATTGTGCCGGTTTATTTTGCTGATGGTAAATATGGTGTTTCCCGTGTAGGAGATGATGGTTTTGCCAGCGAATCCGGATCTTCATTTAATAATGTTGGAAATCCAGTGGCTCAACTAAATTTTTATGATGAACAGCAGAGAAGTGTAACCCTGCAGGGTGGTTTAAAATTAGATTATGAAATTTTAAAGTCATTGAAATTTACTTCACAATTTAATGGTGAATATTATACTTGGAAACAGTATAATTATGATGATACTAAAAATATATGGTTAGCAGCAAACCCTAACAAGGTATCTGGTGATTATGAGAAAGAATTTCCAAATGCTAATATCAATTTATTGACAAAAGGCAGAGAGGAATATTTTAATTGGAATTTATCTAACTATTTGACTTATAATAAAATTTTTGGAAAAATTCATGATGTGGAGCTTACAGCTGGTATCGAGACTTCAGTAAGGGGTCCTAGAGAAAAGCTGACAATAGCTAGAAAAAATGTTAATTCAAATTCTAATTATTGGTCTTTGAAAGGAGATAATGATTATGAAACAAATATTACAAGTTACCAGGATGAGGTTTTTAATGAAACTAAATTGGCATCTTATTTTGGCCGATTCCAGTATAAATTAATGGAGAAATATTTGTTAACTGGAACCATTAGACGTGACGGATCTTCAAATTTTGGAAAAGATTACCGCTGGGGTAATTTCCCTGCCTTTGGTTTAGGCTGGGTTATGTCCAAAGAAAGCTTTATGCAGGATGTGAAAGTAATAAACATGCTGAAATTAAGAGGCGGCTGGGGTAGATTAGGTAACCAGAACGTACCGCTTAACAATCAATCGTATACTTCTGGTCCTAATGCTTATTTAGGAGGTTCAATTTTAAATCAGGGAACAACTATCAGCTCTCAGATAGATCCTAGTCTATCCTGGGAAATAACTGAAGAATCTTCAGTTGGTTTAGATTTTGAACTATTAGACAGCAGATTAAAAGGAACTTTTGATGTATATGATAAAAATACTTCAAATGTAATTTTAAATACTAAACCCTATTTTACTTCTGGAATCACAGCAGCTTCACCAGCACATGTTGGAGAAGTTTCCAACAAAGGATATGAGATTTCTTTGCGCTGGGATGACAAAATTACAGATGATTTCAGTTATTGGATCGGCGGTAATTTTTCGAACAATAAAAATGAGCTTACAGGTTTAAAAGATGTTATATTAACGCAGCTTATTGGAGGAGGATTAGGTAATGGACAAGATACTAAATTACTTGATAACACTACAGTTGGTCAGCCGTTAGGAAGTTTTTACATTTATGAATATGCAGGTTTTGACAGCACAAATGGTAAAATGTTATACTATAATGCAGCAGGAGATAAAGTAACTCAAGATGCTTTAAGTGCTAGTACTGATAAAAAGTATGTTGGATCCAGTCTGCCAAAATCGAATTACGGTGTTTCTTTAGGATTCAATTACAAAAACTTTGATTTCTCTGTTGATGGATACGGAACTGCAGGTGCTAAAGTTTATAATGGTAAAAAAGCACAGCGTTTTTCTGGAGAAAATATTGAAAATGCTATCGCTTCAGATTTTTGGACACCAAATAATTTAACAGCTTCAAATCCTGCACCATTCAATCAGGTGCCTGTAGCTTCTACTTATTATTTAGAGTCTGGTGATTTCTTTAGAATCAACAATATTACATTAGGATATAAACTGCCAATTCAGGGGAATAATTTTATTAGTTCCTGCAGAATTTATGTGAACGCGATAAATCCATTTATTACACAAAAATTCTCTGGTTTCTCACCTGAATTAAACGGAGATGCTAATCCTTACGGAAGTCAAGGTGTTGAACTTGATGCTTATCCAACTTTAAGATCATTTGTAATTGGTGCTAATTTAAAATTTTAA
- a CDS encoding glucoamylase family protein has protein sequence MKSHLFILIFLNFFNSCSSSPSDGNGNSGGTPLPTTPTAPIIALTDEQAMDQVQKDAIKYFWDYAESNSKLGRERYHTEDPGFEANKVTTGGSGFGLMSLIVGIERGFIPRAEAVTRMTTAMDFLDKADRFHGAWSHWIDGTTGKAISFGNKDDGGDIVETAFLCQGLIAVREYFKNGNTAEKELAAKADKLWKGVEWSWYTNGEKAMYWHWSPTYQWEMKFKLEGYNECLIAYILGAASTTHPIPVAAYHEGWTRNGTIATGKTQYGIPLVFKYNTVSGNAGPLFWAQYSYLGLDPSQLSDKYANYWELTQNQAKIIYSHCVANPKNWNGYSEKCWGLTASYSRNPDGTTGYSAHDTDNDLGVITPTAALSSFPYTPKESMKFLHYLYDEKKSTYVGIAGPYDAFSPQYNWVTPRYLAIDQGTIAPMIENYRTGLIWKLFMNAPEVKQGLTNLGFHSGKYGF, from the coding sequence ATGAAAAGTCATTTATTCATATTGATTTTTTTGAATTTCTTTAATTCATGTTCCTCATCACCTTCTGATGGAAATGGTAATAGCGGAGGTACTCCATTACCAACAACTCCAACAGCACCAATCATCGCTTTGACAGATGAACAAGCCATGGATCAGGTTCAGAAAGATGCCATAAAGTACTTTTGGGATTATGCTGAATCCAATTCCAAATTAGGGAGGGAACGCTACCATACAGAAGACCCTGGATTCGAAGCTAATAAAGTAACCACTGGAGGTTCAGGTTTTGGATTAATGTCTTTGATTGTTGGAATAGAAAGAGGTTTTATTCCAAGAGCCGAAGCCGTTACCCGAATGACCACAGCCATGGATTTTCTCGATAAAGCAGATCGTTTTCACGGAGCTTGGTCACATTGGATAGACGGAACCACAGGAAAAGCAATTTCTTTTGGGAATAAAGATGACGGAGGAGATATCGTTGAAACCGCTTTTTTGTGCCAAGGATTGATTGCGGTGCGTGAGTATTTTAAAAATGGAAATACTGCTGAAAAAGAATTGGCAGCCAAAGCAGACAAACTTTGGAAAGGGGTAGAATGGAGCTGGTATACCAATGGTGAAAAAGCGATGTACTGGCATTGGTCACCTACGTATCAATGGGAAATGAAATTCAAATTAGAAGGTTATAATGAGTGTTTGATTGCTTATATTTTGGGAGCTGCTTCAACAACGCACCCAATTCCTGTAGCTGCTTATCATGAAGGCTGGACACGAAACGGAACCATTGCAACTGGGAAAACGCAGTATGGAATCCCATTAGTATTCAAATACAATACTGTCAGCGGAAATGCAGGACCTCTGTTTTGGGCACAGTATTCGTATTTAGGATTAGATCCTTCGCAATTGTCTGATAAGTATGCCAATTATTGGGAATTAACACAAAATCAGGCAAAAATTATTTACAGTCACTGCGTTGCTAATCCAAAAAATTGGAACGGTTATTCCGAGAAATGCTGGGGACTCACAGCAAGTTATTCCCGAAATCCAGACGGAACAACAGGTTATTCAGCTCATGATACCGATAATGATTTGGGCGTAATTACGCCGACAGCAGCATTGTCTTCTTTTCCATATACTCCAAAAGAGAGCATGAAATTTTTGCATTATTTGTATGATGAAAAGAAAAGTACTTATGTGGGAATTGCAGGACCTTACGATGCTTTTTCGCCACAATACAATTGGGTTACGCCTCGTTATCTCGCAATAGACCAGGGAACAATTGCTCCAATGATTGAGAACTACCGCACAGGTTTGATTTGGAAGTTATTCATGAATGCGCCAGAGGTAAAACAGGGCTTGACAAATCTTGGATTTCATTCTGGTAAATATGGATTTTAG
- a CDS encoding LamG domain-containing protein, which produces MKKHTYIFLLSFVLASTVFVSCEDSIDKTNSPIPYEPIGGYENSDEIAKDHLLAKFSFDGNIQDSKNAITGGVGTDVTYETGVKGNAYKGSASSFITYNTVSNAVINLKNISVSMWIKTDPHTGGAQSLFMLPKKTDFWGNIFSLIEANDSNTSMFLKNHIQKDVTPSIPWSGQFIEHKDDNILKNMYGSWKHIVWTYNGTSSTYSIYIDGVKLDLPATISKRYASDPSTGGGPYGELSNSEVSKFIIGGYQQHLGTPWGNPDGWMLHYTGLMDEFRIYDTALADNEVTALYKLEKDNR; this is translated from the coding sequence ATGAAAAAACATACATATATTTTCTTGCTTTCTTTTGTTTTGGCTTCTACAGTTTTTGTGAGCTGCGAGGATAGTATAGATAAAACGAACAGTCCAATTCCTTATGAGCCAATTGGAGGTTATGAGAACTCAGATGAAATTGCTAAAGATCATTTATTGGCTAAATTTAGTTTTGATGGTAATATTCAAGATTCCAAAAATGCTATAACTGGCGGCGTAGGAACAGATGTTACGTATGAAACTGGGGTAAAAGGTAACGCTTATAAAGGATCTGCAAGTTCATTTATTACATATAATACCGTTTCTAACGCTGTAATTAATTTAAAAAATATTTCAGTTTCAATGTGGATAAAAACCGATCCGCATACTGGAGGCGCACAATCATTGTTTATGCTTCCAAAGAAAACAGATTTCTGGGGAAATATTTTTTCTTTGATTGAAGCGAATGATTCAAATACTTCGATGTTTCTAAAAAATCATATTCAGAAAGATGTAACGCCTAGTATTCCTTGGTCAGGACAATTTATTGAGCATAAAGATGATAATATTTTAAAGAATATGTATGGATCATGGAAACATATAGTTTGGACATATAACGGTACAAGTTCTACTTATAGCATATATATCGATGGTGTAAAATTAGATTTACCAGCTACAATCTCGAAAAGATACGCAAGTGATCCTTCAACTGGGGGCGGACCTTATGGAGAATTGTCTAATTCTGAAGTTTCGAAATTTATTATCGGTGGTTATCAGCAGCATTTAGGAACTCCATGGGGTAATCCTGATGGATGGATGCTTCATTATACAGGTTTAATGGATGAATTCAGAATTTATGATACTGCACTTGCTGATAATGAAGTTACAGCTTTATACAAATTAGAGAAAGATAACAGATAA
- a CDS encoding prolyl oligopeptidase family serine peptidase — translation MKIKITLLMLMFSVFGFSQSEITGKIKTVIEIKYELGYVLHKPANIKDKKPLIVFISGDGEKGTDLEKVKIHGPLKYLKTHELDAYVLAPQCKEDENWNIESIYQLIVKIQKENNIDSSKIYVTGLSSGGWATWNLALSYPDVFAAVIPISGFVDLIQLEGICKIANIPTRIFHGLLDDVVNVDYAVSVYKELKKCNAKDVQLTIFDDAGHDSWTRVYDNPEIYDWMFKQIKTNTNK, via the coding sequence ATGAAAATAAAAATAACGCTATTAATGCTGATGTTCTCTGTATTTGGCTTTTCGCAAAGTGAAATTACAGGAAAAATTAAAACGGTTATTGAAATAAAGTATGAACTAGGTTATGTACTGCATAAACCGGCGAATATAAAAGATAAAAAACCATTGATTGTTTTTATTTCTGGAGATGGTGAAAAAGGAACTGATCTTGAAAAAGTAAAAATTCACGGACCTTTAAAGTATTTGAAAACTCACGAATTAGATGCTTATGTCTTAGCACCGCAGTGCAAAGAAGATGAAAATTGGAATATCGAATCTATTTATCAATTGATCGTGAAAATCCAGAAAGAAAACAATATTGATTCGAGTAAAATTTATGTGACAGGTTTAAGTTCTGGAGGGTGGGCAACATGGAATTTAGCTCTTTCATATCCTGATGTATTTGCAGCAGTTATACCTATTTCGGGATTTGTGGATTTGATTCAGCTGGAAGGGATTTGCAAAATTGCCAATATTCCAACCCGGATTTTTCATGGTTTATTGGATGATGTAGTAAATGTGGATTATGCAGTTTCAGTTTATAAAGAACTAAAAAAATGCAATGCAAAAGACGTTCAATTAACCATTTTTGATGACGCAGGTCACGATAGCTGGACAAGAGTTTATGACAACCCAGAAATTTATGACTGGATGTTTAAACAGATAAAAACGAATACAAATAAATAA